The Bacteroides ovatus genomic interval TCTCCCCACGGGCAGTGGTAAAATGACGGAGGAAGGGAATGCAATCCTTTATTCCGTAAATGGTAACACACCCTACGATGGGGAGATTTATACATTTGAGTCCCTGGCGGCAGGGGATGCCGGTGGTGCGGGACAAGACGGAGAAGCGAGCCGTAAAGATGCTACTTGCCTGATTGTGAAAGGAAAGATCGGTACGGGTGAATCGACATTTTACCGGGTGGATTTTACCAAAAACGGAAATACAGGAGAGCAGGTGGAATATTTGCCCTTGAAGCGAAACCATAAATACATCATTACCATTACTAAGGCGTTGGGTACCGGTTATAAAAGTTTTAGCGAGGCGTTGGCATCTTATACAGTCATGTCCAACCTTAAAATCCGGTTGATACACTATGACCGTGACAAAGTCAAAGATGTAGTCTACAATGGGCAATATATGCTCGGAGTGGGTGAATCGGAGGTCGCTGTAACTCAATACCAGAATAATAGTTATGCCATAGACGTTTTTACTGACAGTCCCGGCGGCTGGAAGGCCACCGTTACTGCAGGGAGCGACTGGCTCAAATTTGAAGGTGGAGCTGATGCGGCATCGGGCGTTGCGAACGATGATACCCAACTCAAATTGAAAATTCCATATTTTAATAATGAAAATATTGGCGTTGGGCGTAAGGCTACTGTTACGTTGACGGCAGGGCGCCTGACTCACAATATTGAAGTGACACAGTATACAATAGATCCGGGAATTATCAAATTTGTCGATGCATACGGAAATGTGTTGGAGAGAGGTCTTTTTTTTCCAATTCGAAATCCTGATGGCGACGAACTCCCTCTCGAACCGCAGACGGTGTATGTCATGTTTTCTGTGGATAGGATAGAAGGTAAGCTTTATGGCACTGGCGGTGTCAATATGGTCCAATATAATGCCGGCGGTTTGATTCCGCAATTAGACAGGACGAATGCGATACCGTTCAGTGAAAGAGTACAGGCGTTTACCATACAGCCTAATCCGCGAAGAGCAGGCGATGGTACTGTTGAAGATGGTGCAGGCTGGTGGTGGCGTTGGGACTTTATGTTGTTCGACCTGTACGATAAGGAAGGATACCTTACTCAAGTACAATTCCCCATCAATCAGGGGGAGCTGGAGTTTTCACTCCGATATCTTTCCACTACAGTCAATAGTCGTACTTATAAAGTCAATCTGGGTGCGGAACAATACTTGCAATTGTTTGTCAATAACAATTGGGAAATTATGGATATTGAGGAATTGAATATAACGAACGATGATGGCACCGGACTGATTCGGACCGATTCGGATAATGATGTAATTATAGGTAGAAAGAATGCGGACGACAAGATGTATCTTGAGTCTATCATAGGCTATGATGACGGCAAGGGAAATGATGTGCTTGGTCATGGATACGATTTCAGGCTGAAGCTTCACCCCGGCAAGTGGAAAGAAGGAAAAAGCGGAACGATAAGAATCACGTTCAGAAATGTAATGCATACCGTGGCGGATGAAGAATTCCCGTTTTATCGTACGATTGACCTTCAGATGGTGTCCGAAACCAAATCTTACACAACTGCCGGGGAACCTCTTTTCTATCTTTATCCGCTTCGGTTTGATAATAGGAGATATTATAACGGAACTAACCAAAGTGTGGGGCGATTGGAAAATGTAGCCGATGCGGAGGATATCTGTAGGAATATAGGCGATGGTTGGCGTCTGCCTACTGCTAGTGAACTGTTGCTGTCATTTGTCTATGAAAATGCTTTGGGTGGTAATGCGATTAACAGTAATTATCATGACGGTCAGAATATATATGGGTGGTATCAAAACTGGACAGGTAACTACTGGTCTTCATCATACTATGAGGCTAAAGGCTCTACAACACGTTTTGGGATGGAAATGTCGGCAGGTTATCCGGATTCCGCACCTGTTAGTAATAATAATTATTTTCGTTGCGTAAGGGATAATACAAATAGCGGAAAGAAGTACCCTTATTTGATGGTAGAATCCTCGGGGGTCACTATTGTCTCTCGCGATGCCAGTGGAGGAACAGATCCTTCGGTGTTATTTGCTTCAGGTGAAACTCCGGATACAAGTGGCGCAATGAATAAGGTTGCTCCTAAGTTTCAGATTGAAAATTCCAGTAGTAATGGTAAAACTTGGGCGGAAGCAAAAGCGGCATGCGAAAGCAAAGGGAGTGGCTGGCGTCTACCTACTCAGCGTGAGATGTATTTAGTACTCAGTATGGGAGGGGCTGTTACCAATATCGAAAACCAAGGTTTCGGTGACTCGACTACTTGGACAGGGAACGGATTCGAGAAGATTAGTGCTGTGCACTGGACATTGACTTCACGCGATAGCAACTATTGGCTGGTCGGACATAATAATGGTGAATTCGGCGCATGGGCTACGGTAGAGTCCACAACTTGGGCTTGGTATCGTTGTGTGCGCACAATAGAATAAAAGCTAAAAGAACTGTATCAGAATGTTGTTTGTCTTCATTCTGATACAGCTCGTCTATTAAATCCTTTTCTTTTTATTCCTAGAATCCACAATGTTTAGTGTGTTTCCCTTTGTTTACAACGTATTGATAACTTCCAACTGCTTTTGCAAGAAAGCAATACGCTGTGCTTCTCCACTTTCCGAAACCAGAATAGAGTGGCGCTTCAACGATTGAATCCAATTGCGTTGCATCTGGCAGATATATGAGCTTTGCGAATCCATCGAGTTGATAGAATATACCCGCAGCAGACTGACTTGGTAATCATGTTTCTCGATATAGCTGTAAGTGGCTTCGAAACTGATATTGGACAGATAGAAAGACACTTTCTTGTTTTCGCTGAACTCTCCCTTTATGGACAGATGTTCTACCACGCCAAGTAACTGAAGAAGTTCTTCTTTCAAATGCATGACATCGTCCTTGTTTATCAGATTCAGGCTGGCAAAGTACTTGATCTCTTTCACAAAAGAATAAAAGATATTTGTGTCCCAGATGAAAAACGTTTTTGGACACTGTCTTATACTTTCACTCAGCTTCTTATGCACATTGACGATCCGTTCATCCACAGACATGTCTTCCAAAGAATGTGGCGTCTTTATATCCCCATTCTGATACATCCATCGGCAAAGACGGAATTTAGACAAATTCTCATAGGAAGAATAAAGTGTAAAGGGAAGGGAATTGGATGCAGTATACACCTCCGTCGTATTATCTGTTTTCACATAGTCGAAAATTTGCAGATAACGGTTGATTATTTCGTAATAACTTTCCAGCGCACTAGTGGCATGAAGTAAGTTCAGGTCGAAAGTAACTTTATTAGATACATGGCTACCTACAATCTGGTCGATAGAAATACCGAGTTTTTGAGAAAGCAGCGCTACTTCGTCTATTGTAAAAGACACCTCACCCCTCAATCTGCGATAGACAGCTTCCTTTCCCATGCATAAAATGTCAGCCAAAGTATTGGCCAGATTCATATCTTGAGGAATTCGCTCCCTCATTGTAGATATTAATTCGTTTAGAATACCATTTTTCATTGTTTGTTCCTTTAATTTTAATGTTAATAATCTCTGTGATACATTCTATGCAAAATTACGTCTTGTGTTTGAAAGATTTGTGTGGAAAAACAGAGATGAATGTATGTGTTTTTTTCTGATTGGGAATCAAACAGAAGTGGTGAGGACAGGGAATGAAAAAAAGTAGATAAGAATCTTATCTACTTTCATTTATTGGAACTGATTTTTTATTGAAGTTCTAATCTACGAAAATAAAATTAAAGAGCGTCAATAATTTCTCGCTGTTGTTTGAAGAATTGAATACGCTGCATTTCACCGCTTTCGGATATCAAAGTGGAGAACTTTTTCAGAGATTGAATCCATTCTTTTAAGGTACAGAAAATTTCGTTGTCCATCGTGGTAATGGAGTTGATGGAATAAATACGTATGAGGCTCAGTTGCAGGTTATTGGTGTCTACATAGCTATATGTTGCCTCGAAGTTGATATTCGACACATAGATGCGTACACGATTGCCATCGGCTGTCTTGCCATTGATAGCCAGTTCTTCCAGTTCGTCCGCCAATAAGAATAATTCATTTTTGATTTCTTCTTTTGTTTCGTCGGAAATGAGATGGATGCTG includes:
- a CDS encoding fimbrial protein, translated to MQYGFSIKRKCYLLSVLLMTVWLTGCVQEEFESTPSPAGNGIRFTLTVPDVNLPSVSSRTMTGTGTAKKEDEIETVDILVFDMSKTPAVFLEWASATEVTQDLADNSTVSFSAVLSPTTASTCIVVVANKELDGIVSGFTKGVTTKVRAMEEMLHTQTGKWLADGSTTGGYTRIPMYGEKVISKITPSMNPITDINMKRMLARIDIRNNSVTSNFTVEEVYLANYNTTGYIAPAWNTNGQVTEPAPDTPVLPTGSGKMTEEGNAILYSVNGNTPYDGEIYTFESLAAGDAGGAGQDGEASRKDATCLIVKGKIGTGESTFYRVDFTKNGNTGEQVEYLPLKRNHKYIITITKALGTGYKSFSEALASYTVMSNLKIRLIHYDRDKVKDVVYNGQYMLGVGESEVAVTQYQNNSYAIDVFTDSPGGWKATVTAGSDWLKFEGGADAASGVANDDTQLKLKIPYFNNENIGVGRKATVTLTAGRLTHNIEVTQYTIDPGIIKFVDAYGNVLERGLFFPIRNPDGDELPLEPQTVYVMFSVDRIEGKLYGTGGVNMVQYNAGGLIPQLDRTNAIPFSERVQAFTIQPNPRRAGDGTVEDGAGWWWRWDFMLFDLYDKEGYLTQVQFPINQGELEFSLRYLSTTVNSRTYKVNLGAEQYLQLFVNNNWEIMDIEELNITNDDGTGLIRTDSDNDVIIGRKNADDKMYLESIIGYDDGKGNDVLGHGYDFRLKLHPGKWKEGKSGTIRITFRNVMHTVADEEFPFYRTIDLQMVSETKSYTTAGEPLFYLYPLRFDNRRYYNGTNQSVGRLENVADAEDICRNIGDGWRLPTASELLLSFVYENALGGNAINSNYHDGQNIYGWYQNWTGNYWSSSYYEAKGSTTRFGMEMSAGYPDSAPVSNNNYFRCVRDNTNSGKKYPYLMVESSGVTIVSRDASGGTDPSVLFASGETPDTSGAMNKVAPKFQIENSSSNGKTWAEAKAACESKGSGWRLPTQREMYLVLSMGGAVTNIENQGFGDSTTWTGNGFEKISAVHWTLTSRDSNYWLVGHNNGEFGAWATVESTTWAWYRCVRTIE